One window from the genome of Bdellovibrio sp. NC01 encodes:
- the rpsU gene encoding 30S ribosomal protein S21 yields the protein MALVKIKDGESFESAFRKFKKSCEKAGILSEVKKREHFEKPSVRLKKKSIAARKRAVKKSRKGWND from the coding sequence GTGGCACTAGTTAAGATCAAAGACGGTGAGTCTTTCGAATCTGCGTTTAGAAAATTCAAAAAATCTTGCGAAAAAGCAGGCATTCTTTCTGAAGTTAAAAAACGTGAACACTTTGAAAAACCTTCTGTAAGACTTAAAAAGAAATCTATCGCTGCTCGTAAACGCGCAGTTAAGAAATCTAGAAAAGGTTGGAACGACTAA
- the tadA gene encoding tRNA adenosine(34) deaminase TadA produces the protein MNSEFSSPHQNSDSKWMRRALKLAVKAGEKGEVPVGAILVSPDGEMLAKASNVRETLATPIGHAELLALHRGSKKLNSWRLEDCTLYVTLEPCVMCAGAIQQARIGRVVYGASDAKAGAVESLYQILQDSRLNHQVQVTAGVLKTECSQVITDFFQSRRDEIKKEKTEKVYRKRASVLVVHKNKVLGFNAIDPHSGAKYFFVPGGGIEAGESPIVSAERETLEETGYRIRIFAETEFRRKYDFPWNGKINPCDTVFYLAELAEPWHAPTEIKDADYHKGVEWIDANKIDKVFAYNKDILWAVQKLMKVAKKRRL, from the coding sequence ATGAATAGTGAATTTTCTTCGCCCCACCAAAATTCGGATTCAAAATGGATGCGCCGGGCGCTGAAATTGGCCGTGAAAGCGGGCGAAAAAGGCGAAGTTCCCGTCGGAGCCATCCTCGTATCCCCTGATGGCGAAATGCTCGCCAAGGCTTCCAACGTTCGCGAAACTTTGGCAACCCCAATCGGTCATGCCGAACTGTTAGCACTTCATCGTGGTTCAAAAAAATTAAATTCATGGCGCTTAGAAGACTGCACTTTGTACGTGACCCTTGAACCATGCGTGATGTGCGCAGGTGCGATCCAACAAGCACGCATCGGTCGCGTGGTTTACGGAGCAAGCGATGCCAAGGCCGGCGCGGTCGAAAGTCTTTATCAAATTCTGCAAGATTCACGTTTAAATCATCAGGTGCAAGTCACTGCTGGTGTGTTGAAAACAGAGTGTTCGCAAGTGATCACTGATTTTTTTCAATCACGCCGTGATGAAATTAAAAAAGAAAAAACCGAAAAGGTTTATCGCAAACGCGCTTCAGTTTTAGTGGTTCATAAAAATAAAGTTTTAGGATTCAACGCAATCGATCCGCATTCAGGTGCAAAATATTTCTTTGTTCCTGGTGGCGGTATCGAAGCTGGCGAATCACCGATCGTCAGTGCCGAGCGCGAAACGCTTGAAGAAACCGGCTATCGCATTCGTATTTTTGCGGAAACAGAATTCCGCAGAAAATATGATTTCCCGTGGAATGGAAAAATAAATCCGTGCGATACAGTTTTCTATTTGGCGGAACTTGCGGAACCGTGGCACGCACCGACGGAAATAAAAGATGCCGATTATCACAAAGGCGTCGAATGGATTGATGCAAATAAAATTGATAAAGTCTTCGCCTACAACAAGGATATTTTGTGGGCTGTGCAAAAACTTATGAAGGTGGCCAAGAAACGACGGCTGTAG
- a CDS encoding translation initiation factor, whose protein sequence is MKNTRLVYSTDPKDNVVCADCKELKAECRCKPEESVQGAKFTIVFRLEKNGRGGKTVTVLDGFPRNEAYLKDLSKELKAKCGVGGSFQLGEKHGMIEIQGDKREALKKILDAKGLRYKGM, encoded by the coding sequence ATGAAAAATACTCGTCTCGTTTACAGCACAGACCCAAAAGACAATGTTGTCTGTGCTGACTGCAAAGAGCTCAAAGCAGAATGCCGCTGCAAGCCAGAGGAATCTGTTCAAGGAGCGAAATTCACAATTGTTTTCCGTCTAGAGAAGAACGGCCGTGGTGGCAAAACTGTCACGGTGCTCGACGGATTTCCCCGTAACGAAGCCTATTTGAAGGATCTCTCGAAAGAACTGAAAGCGAAATGTGGCGTCGGTGGGTCATTCCAATTGGGCGAAAAGCATGGCATGATTGAGATACAAGGGGATAAGCGTGAGGCGCTCAAGAAGATTCTTGATGCGAAGGGCCTACGCTATAAGGGCATGTAG
- a CDS encoding GatB/YqeY domain-containing protein yields the protein MELRDKIAADVKAAMIAKESAKLGALRMLQAAIKNREIDMRPDPITPEEVMNVVKKLVKQRKESIEQFQQAGRQDLVDQENAELKVLEVYLPAQMSREQIEALVTEVIAALGAKTVKDMGPVMKETIARSGGAADNKVVSEVIKAKLA from the coding sequence ATGGAATTAAGAGATAAAATTGCAGCTGACGTTAAAGCAGCGATGATCGCAAAAGAATCTGCTAAATTGGGAGCTCTTCGCATGCTCCAAGCGGCGATCAAAAATCGTGAAATCGATATGCGTCCTGACCCAATCACTCCAGAAGAGGTCATGAACGTCGTAAAAAAATTAGTTAAACAACGTAAAGAATCTATCGAGCAATTCCAACAAGCGGGTCGCCAAGATCTAGTGGATCAAGAGAACGCGGAATTGAAAGTTCTTGAAGTTTATTTGCCAGCGCAAATGAGCCGTGAACAAATCGAAGCTCTAGTGACAGAAGTAATTGCAGCATTGGGCGCGAAAACAGTTAAAGACATGGGTCCTGTGATGAAAGAAACCATCGCACGCTCAGGTGGCGCCGCAGACAACAAAGTCGTTAGCGAAGTTATTAAAGCTAAACTTGCTTAA
- a CDS encoding tetratricopeptide repeat protein, producing MLPFTRTALLAPILLSLTACATFTTNDNDKAPYFEASFDDKNRAPASLTPPPISNKDGEATLDPVYMRTQADYYFSMGEAYSLEGNQQKAIEAFKMVLIYDQNSPTVNMRLAGEYLKQGMISESLMQAEEAAKKDPKNVDAHLLLGGLYSSMKMYPKAMDQYNLVLKMNPSNTEAPLYIGALYSEQKQPDKAVKYFETLAKNSDYATPYLAHYYIGRVRMEQPEAKYQKAAEESFKKALSLKAEFPDAVLSLGALYMKQKNESKAITLYRNYQKENTPSPKIAEVLAQTFIEQGKYELAYDQLEVMEQSSDEPLNVRMKMALILIEQKKYPQATEKLEQILKEAPESDKVRFYLGAVYEETHQGDKAVREFKKIPATSTFFGEATVHAAYLLKGMNKLDEAVEVISKGLAERNDQPQIYAMYASLLDEKNDFKGAAKVLEQGLAKFPDNAQLRFYFGTINDRLGKKDVVVNEMKKVLELDPNHVQGLNYLAFTWAEMNQNLPDAEKLARRALELEPQDGYVLDTLGWILYKQAKFNESIKFLEAAYKYQGTVSVIAEHLGDAYYKQSMIEKAKKMYRKAADLETDKSKVQEIRNKITAIEKQELSSPRLPASVEAPLAAEHSSK from the coding sequence GATTTCAAATAAAGATGGCGAAGCGACATTAGATCCAGTCTACATGCGCACGCAAGCTGACTATTATTTCTCAATGGGTGAAGCCTACAGCTTGGAAGGCAATCAGCAAAAAGCTATCGAAGCTTTCAAGATGGTTTTGATTTACGACCAGAACTCACCAACGGTGAACATGCGTTTAGCTGGTGAGTACTTGAAGCAAGGCATGATCTCTGAGTCTTTGATGCAAGCTGAAGAAGCTGCGAAGAAAGATCCAAAGAACGTTGATGCGCACTTGTTGCTTGGCGGTTTGTATTCTTCGATGAAGATGTATCCAAAAGCGATGGATCAGTACAACTTGGTGCTGAAAATGAATCCATCGAACACCGAAGCTCCGTTGTACATTGGTGCGTTGTATTCTGAACAGAAACAACCAGACAAAGCGGTGAAGTACTTCGAAACTTTGGCGAAAAATTCTGATTATGCAACTCCGTACCTGGCACATTACTACATCGGTCGCGTGCGCATGGAGCAGCCAGAGGCGAAATACCAAAAGGCTGCAGAAGAGTCTTTCAAAAAGGCTTTATCTTTGAAAGCGGAATTCCCAGATGCAGTGTTGTCTTTGGGTGCGCTTTACATGAAGCAAAAAAATGAATCGAAAGCGATCACTTTGTATCGCAACTATCAAAAAGAAAACACGCCTTCTCCGAAAATCGCAGAAGTGTTAGCACAAACTTTCATTGAACAAGGTAAGTACGAACTTGCTTACGATCAATTGGAAGTGATGGAGCAGTCTTCAGACGAACCATTGAACGTTCGTATGAAAATGGCTTTGATCTTGATTGAGCAAAAGAAATATCCGCAAGCGACAGAGAAGCTAGAGCAAATCCTTAAGGAAGCTCCAGAGTCTGATAAAGTTCGCTTCTACTTGGGTGCAGTTTACGAAGAAACTCACCAAGGTGATAAAGCTGTTCGTGAATTTAAAAAGATTCCCGCAACAAGCACATTCTTTGGTGAAGCAACGGTTCATGCGGCCTATCTATTAAAAGGTATGAACAAGTTGGATGAAGCGGTTGAAGTGATCTCTAAAGGTTTGGCTGAAAGAAATGACCAACCACAGATCTATGCGATGTACGCTTCATTGCTTGATGAAAAAAATGATTTCAAAGGTGCCGCAAAAGTTCTTGAGCAAGGTTTGGCGAAATTCCCAGACAATGCACAATTAAGATTCTATTTCGGTACGATCAATGACCGTCTTGGTAAAAAAGACGTTGTTGTGAACGAAATGAAAAAAGTTTTGGAACTAGATCCAAATCACGTTCAAGGTTTGAACTACTTGGCTTTCACATGGGCCGAGATGAACCAAAATCTTCCTGATGCTGAAAAGCTAGCGCGTCGTGCTCTAGAGCTAGAACCACAAGATGGTTATGTTTTGGATACTTTGGGTTGGATCTTGTACAAACAGGCGAAATTCAATGAATCAATTAAGTTCCTTGAAGCCGCTTATAAATACCAAGGGACTGTGAGTGTTATCGCAGAACATTTGGGTGATGCTTACTACAAGCAATCAATGATCGAAAAAGCTAAAAAAATGTATCGCAAAGCTGCGGACCTTGAAACGGACAAATCGAAAGTTCAAGAAATTCGCAACAAGATTACAGCAATCGAGAAACAGGAACTAAGTTCTCCTAGACTTCCTGCTTCAGTGGAGGCGCCGCTGGCGGCTGAACACTCAAGTAAATAA
- a CDS encoding SpoVR family protein, whose amino-acid sequence MANLTPELEAERKRICQIAKDAGLDCFETIFELISYDQINQFAAYGGFPVRYPHWKFGMEYEHLSKSYEYGLSKIYEMVINTDPCYAYLMEGNAMMDQKLVMAHVYGHCDFFKNNIWFSKTNRKMMDQMANHATRIRRYMDRYGIEVVENFIDTCLSIENLIDRYSPYVEKSVTKSQTPPQENNYLLRVDRDYMRDYINPPSFVAEQKKRAEEEAQQKAARFPAEPEKDVLKFLIHHAPLADWQVDVLTIIRDEAYYFSPQGMTKTMNEGWASYWHSKLMTSKILNDSEIIDFADHHAGTMAMAPNGYNPYKVGIELFRNIEERWNKGQFGREWEECDDVRERKHWDKKLNLGRDKIFEVRKVCNDVTFIDQFLTEEFCVNNKLFVYKFNKKTQKFEVDTTNFKAIKAQLLFHMTNFGQPIIRIEDANFENRGELLLTHLHEGIDMQPDFMSETLKNVYKLWKRPVNIATVMDDSPQLFRFDGKEYTQHKLGEGPTPNPANTESSGT is encoded by the coding sequence ATGGCAAATTTAACTCCGGAATTAGAAGCAGAACGCAAAAGAATCTGTCAGATTGCGAAAGACGCGGGTCTTGACTGCTTCGAAACTATTTTTGAATTGATCTCTTACGATCAAATCAATCAATTTGCTGCTTACGGCGGTTTCCCGGTTCGTTATCCCCACTGGAAATTCGGGATGGAGTACGAACATCTTTCTAAGAGCTATGAATACGGCCTTTCAAAAATTTACGAGATGGTGATCAACACCGATCCTTGTTACGCGTATTTGATGGAAGGTAATGCCATGATGGACCAGAAGCTGGTCATGGCGCACGTTTACGGTCACTGCGATTTCTTTAAGAACAATATCTGGTTTTCTAAAACAAATAGAAAAATGATGGACCAGATGGCGAATCATGCGACTCGCATTCGTCGTTATATGGATCGCTATGGTATCGAAGTTGTCGAAAACTTCATTGATACATGTTTGAGTATTGAAAATCTGATCGATCGTTATTCTCCGTATGTGGAAAAATCTGTGACTAAGTCGCAAACTCCTCCACAAGAAAACAATTATCTTCTTCGTGTAGATCGCGATTACATGCGCGACTATATCAATCCGCCATCTTTCGTTGCCGAACAAAAGAAACGCGCAGAAGAAGAAGCGCAACAGAAAGCCGCGCGTTTCCCAGCGGAGCCTGAAAAAGACGTTTTGAAATTCTTGATCCATCACGCTCCATTAGCGGACTGGCAAGTGGATGTGCTGACGATCATTCGTGATGAAGCTTATTATTTCTCGCCGCAAGGTATGACGAAAACGATGAATGAAGGTTGGGCTTCGTACTGGCATTCGAAATTGATGACTTCAAAAATTTTGAATGACTCGGAAATCATCGACTTCGCGGATCATCACGCCGGCACGATGGCGATGGCACCAAATGGTTACAATCCCTATAAAGTGGGAATTGAGTTGTTCCGCAATATCGAAGAGCGCTGGAATAAAGGTCAATTCGGTCGCGAGTGGGAAGAGTGTGATGACGTTCGCGAACGTAAACACTGGGATAAAAAATTGAATTTGGGTCGGGATAAGATCTTTGAAGTGCGCAAAGTGTGCAACGACGTGACTTTCATTGACCAATTCTTAACAGAAGAGTTCTGTGTGAATAACAAACTCTTCGTTTATAAATTTAATAAGAAAACGCAAAAGTTCGAAGTCGACACGACGAACTTCAAAGCGATTAAAGCACAGTTGCTTTTCCATATGACGAACTTTGGGCAGCCGATCATTCGCATTGAAGATGCGAACTTCGAAAACCGTGGGGAGCTTTTGCTGACTCACTTGCACGAAGGCATCGATATGCAGCCTGACTTCATGAGCGAGACGTTGAAGAACGTTTATAAGCTTTGGAAGCGTCCTGTGAACATCGCGACAGTGATGGATGATAGCCCGCAGCTTTTCAGATTCGATGGAAAAGAATATACCCAACACAAGTTGGGTGAAGGCCCAACGCCTAATCCAGCGAATACTGAAAGTTCAGGTACATGA
- a CDS encoding response regulator transcription factor — translation MAAKKIVIVDDYEESCKLLAEILSSTYECSYTSDSMSAVSLINEKRPDLILLDYKMPGLLGVDVCREVKENEATKNTPIIFVSGAATIDERIKAFETGADDFISKPFHVKELILRIKARLSEKEPEVAAELTAANLKMNLLSRQVYVDGEEVNLTPKQFDILKMLVAAKNHLVTREKCLMEIWGDTEVTSRNVDSQINYLKRKIQKFNGRIVAVPSLGYRLEAQE, via the coding sequence TTGGCTGCGAAAAAAATAGTGATCGTTGATGACTATGAAGAGAGTTGCAAACTCCTGGCTGAGATTTTGAGCTCAACATACGAATGCTCGTACACATCGGATAGTATGTCGGCTGTAAGTCTCATCAACGAGAAGCGCCCAGATCTTATTTTGTTAGATTATAAAATGCCGGGCTTGCTTGGCGTTGATGTTTGTCGCGAAGTGAAAGAAAACGAAGCGACAAAAAACACTCCGATCATTTTCGTATCGGGTGCAGCAACGATCGACGAGCGTATCAAAGCATTTGAAACAGGTGCAGACGATTTCATCTCTAAGCCTTTCCACGTGAAAGAGCTTATTCTTAGAATCAAAGCTCGCTTGTCTGAAAAAGAACCAGAAGTTGCAGCGGAATTGACTGCTGCAAATTTGAAAATGAATTTGTTGTCTCGCCAAGTTTATGTTGATGGAGAAGAAGTAAATCTAACTCCAAAACAATTCGACATCTTGAAAATGCTTGTCGCTGCGAAGAACCACTTGGTGACACGCGAAAAGTGTTTGATGGAAATCTGGGGCGATACAGAAGTGACTTCTCGTAACGTCGATTCGCAGATCAACTACTTGAAACGTAAGATCCAAAAATTCAACGGCCGTATCGTGGCTGTTCCATCTTTGGGTTATCGTTTGGAAGCGCAAGAGTAG
- a CDS encoding PrkA family serine protein kinase: protein MASKFDLHSLVANWQNSSATAKAHWSGTFDEYLDIVKANPKVTRNAYQRMFDMIVEEGTEVYIDFKKEVVRYKFFDDKFNNGKDAVFGLDVQLMKLVNVLKAAALGYGTEKRVILLHGPVGSAKSTICRMLKKGLERYSYSDTGALYTFEWVDEKLELDGLLGKGVKVFPTPMNEEPLLLIPDDLRASVFEQLNKGQEGTYRVNVDGELSPPSRYIFKALMEKYDGDLMRVFKHVRVKRLFLSEADRVGIGTFQPKDEKNQDSTELTGDINYRKIAEYGSDSDPRAFNFDGEFNIANRGLIEFVEVLKLDVAFLYDLLGASQEHRVKPKKFAQTHIDEVIIGHTNEPEYRRLQDNEFMEALRDRTVKIDIPYITRWRDEVNIYKRDFNSQKVRGISIAPHTVEMAAMWAILTRLEKPKKANLTRLQKLKLYNGKTLPNYTEDNVRELRKETQREGLEGISARYIQDKLSNALVAAQQSNKGSVNPFMVFKELESGLKSHSLISDEEVKAEYRELLGVVMQEYEEIIKAEVQRAISADESAMQRLCGNYIDNVKAYTQKERVRNQFTGNDEEPDERLMRSIEEKIEIPESRKDDFRREIMNYIGALALEGKKFNYKMNERLHKAIELKLFEDQKDSIKLTTLVSNVADKDTQEKIDVVKTRLIKDFGYDEISATDVLHYVASIFARGDVKSK, encoded by the coding sequence ATGGCCTCTAAGTTCGACCTTCATTCGTTAGTCGCAAACTGGCAAAATTCCAGCGCAACTGCAAAGGCGCACTGGAGCGGCACCTTCGACGAGTATCTCGACATCGTCAAAGCAAATCCCAAAGTCACTAGAAACGCCTACCAACGCATGTTTGACATGATCGTTGAGGAAGGCACTGAAGTTTATATCGATTTCAAAAAAGAAGTCGTTCGTTATAAATTCTTCGACGACAAATTCAATAACGGTAAAGACGCTGTCTTCGGACTTGATGTTCAGTTGATGAAACTTGTGAATGTCTTGAAAGCCGCAGCTCTTGGTTACGGTACAGAGAAACGTGTGATTCTTCTGCATGGCCCAGTGGGAAGTGCGAAGTCTACGATCTGCCGTATGTTGAAAAAAGGTCTTGAGCGCTACTCTTACTCTGATACGGGTGCACTGTATACGTTTGAATGGGTGGATGAAAAGTTAGAGCTTGATGGTCTACTTGGTAAAGGTGTGAAAGTTTTCCCGACGCCAATGAATGAAGAGCCGCTACTTCTGATTCCAGATGATTTGCGTGCTTCGGTGTTTGAGCAATTGAACAAAGGCCAAGAGGGGACATACCGCGTGAATGTTGATGGTGAGCTGAGTCCGCCATCGCGTTACATCTTTAAAGCCTTAATGGAAAAATATGACGGCGATTTGATGAGAGTGTTTAAACACGTTCGTGTAAAACGCTTGTTCTTGTCTGAAGCTGACCGTGTGGGTATTGGTACTTTCCAACCGAAAGACGAAAAGAACCAAGACTCGACAGAGCTTACTGGTGACATCAATTATCGCAAGATCGCTGAATACGGTTCCGATTCAGATCCACGCGCTTTCAATTTCGACGGTGAATTCAATATCGCGAATCGCGGTTTGATTGAATTCGTCGAGGTGTTGAAGTTGGACGTGGCGTTCTTGTATGACCTTTTGGGTGCATCACAAGAGCATCGCGTGAAACCAAAAAAATTCGCGCAAACTCATATCGATGAAGTGATCATCGGTCACACGAATGAGCCTGAGTACCGTCGTCTTCAAGACAACGAATTCATGGAAGCCCTTCGTGACCGTACTGTGAAAATCGACATTCCTTACATCACTCGTTGGAGAGATGAAGTGAATATCTATAAGCGTGATTTCAACTCGCAAAAAGTTCGCGGTATTTCTATCGCGCCTCACACAGTTGAAATGGCGGCAATGTGGGCGATTCTTACGCGTTTGGAAAAACCGAAGAAAGCAAATCTCACTCGTTTGCAAAAGCTAAAACTATATAATGGTAAAACTTTGCCGAACTATACTGAAGACAACGTGCGTGAGCTTCGTAAAGAAACTCAACGTGAAGGTCTTGAAGGTATTTCTGCTCGTTATATCCAAGACAAATTGTCGAATGCACTTGTGGCAGCTCAACAATCTAACAAAGGCTCTGTGAATCCGTTCATGGTCTTTAAAGAGTTGGAATCGGGTCTGAAGAGTCACTCGCTGATTTCTGATGAAGAAGTAAAAGCTGAATACCGCGAACTTCTGGGCGTGGTTATGCAGGAATACGAAGAGATTATTAAAGCCGAAGTGCAAAGAGCCATCAGTGCTGACGAAAGCGCGATGCAAAGACTTTGCGGTAACTACATCGACAATGTGAAAGCATACACGCAAAAAGAACGCGTAAGAAATCAGTTCACAGGAAACGATGAGGAACCAGATGAGCGTTTGATGCGTTCGATCGAAGAAAAGATCGAAATTCCTGAATCTCGTAAAGACGATTTCCGTCGCGAGATCATGAATTACATCGGTGCTCTGGCTTTGGAAGGTAAGAAGTTTAACTATAAAATGAACGAACGCCTGCATAAGGCGATTGAGCTGAAACTTTTTGAAGATCAAAAAGACAGCATCAAGTTGACGACTCTTGTGAGCAACGTTGCTGACAAGGATACTCAAGAAAAGATCGACGTAGTTAAAACCCGTCTCATCAAAGACTTCGGTTACGATGAGATATCTGCGACGGACGTACTTCATTACGTAGCTAGTATCTTCGCTCGTGGGGATGTAAAGAGTAAATAA
- a CDS encoding DUF444 family protein, with amino-acid sequence MSIREDQSRFKDIVKGKVKEDLRKYVSQGEMIGKREDEFVKIPLPRIDIPNFRYGPKQSGGVGQGEGQPGQDVGDPGEGGQGQAGEAPGEHMLEVELSMEELADILGEKLELPRIQPKGSKNIEAVKTKFTGLAPVGPEGLRHFKSSYKQALKRNMSAGSYNPENPVVLPIKRDMKYKSFKKVTKPQTQAVVIYMMDVSGSMGDEQKEIVRLESFWINTWLKKHYKGLETRFIIHDAAAKEVDEDTFFRTSESGGTLISSAYKLCQEIIQTDYPTNEWNIYPFHFSDGDNWSGEDTRLCVKMLQEFFLPNCNVFGYGQVESKYGSGQFLKDLQKEFGEDERITLSQIENRDKILDSIKDFLGKGR; translated from the coding sequence ATGTCAATTCGGGAAGATCAAAGCCGATTTAAAGACATCGTCAAAGGCAAGGTTAAAGAAGACCTTCGCAAGTACGTTTCCCAAGGCGAAATGATTGGGAAGCGCGAGGACGAGTTCGTTAAAATTCCACTTCCACGTATTGATATTCCAAATTTCCGTTATGGTCCGAAACAATCAGGCGGGGTTGGCCAAGGTGAAGGTCAGCCCGGTCAAGATGTTGGTGATCCAGGCGAAGGCGGACAAGGTCAAGCCGGTGAAGCTCCAGGCGAACACATGCTTGAAGTGGAACTGTCGATGGAAGAACTTGCGGATATTCTAGGTGAAAAACTAGAACTTCCACGCATTCAACCTAAGGGCTCAAAAAATATTGAGGCCGTGAAAACGAAATTCACTGGATTAGCACCAGTGGGTCCCGAAGGTTTGCGCCATTTTAAATCTTCATACAAACAAGCGTTGAAAAGAAATATGTCTGCGGGAAGTTACAATCCCGAAAATCCAGTCGTATTGCCGATCAAACGCGACATGAAATATAAGTCCTTCAAGAAAGTCACAAAGCCACAAACTCAAGCTGTTGTGATCTATATGATGGACGTGTCTGGATCGATGGGTGACGAACAAAAAGAAATCGTTCGTTTGGAATCTTTCTGGATTAATACCTGGTTGAAAAAACATTATAAGGGCCTGGAAACTCGTTTCATCATTCACGATGCGGCAGCAAAGGAAGTTGATGAAGATACGTTCTTTAGAACGAGCGAGTCAGGCGGTACGCTGATCAGTTCTGCTTACAAACTTTGCCAAGAGATCATCCAAACGGATTATCCAACGAATGAGTGGAACATTTATCCATTCCATTTTTCTGATGGCGATAACTGGAGCGGCGAAGATACGCGTCTATGTGTTAAGATGTTGCAGGAGTTCTTCCTTCCGAACTGCAACGTGTTTGGATATGGCCAAGTCGAAAGTAAATACGGCAGTGGTCAGTTCCTGAAGGACTTGCAAAAGGAATTCGGCGAAGACGAGAGGATTACTCTGAGTCAGATCGAAAACCGCGACAAGATCCTTGATTCTATCAAAGACTTCTTAGGAAAAGGCCGCTAG